CAAGATCCATTGCTTCTGCTTTGAAGAACAGGTGCTGATGCCCGGTGAAACGGTGCTGATGCCGGTCAACTTCTTCGTTGATCCCGCGATCGTGAACGACCGCGAAGGCCAGCACGTACACACAATTACGCTCAGCTATACGTTTTATCAGATTGACCTGCCCGAAGAAGAGATGCAGGCCTATCTGGACCAGACTGCGGCGCAGACCCCTGCGCCCGTGACACAATAAGCCGCTCAAGCCAGGGAAGACTGCACATGGCACATGAAAAGAACCACGATTATCACATTCTGAACCCCTCGATCTGGCCGCTTCTCGGTTCGGTCGGCGCGTTCTTCATGTTGTTTGGCGCCGTTCTCTGGATGCCAAAACAGGGCGGCGGTCCCTACATGTTCCTTATCGGCCTCGCGCTCGTGCTTTACGTGATGTACGCGTGGTGGTCCGACGTGGTCGAGGAAAGCAAAGTGGGCGATCACACGCCTGTGGTGCGCATCGGCCTGAAGTACGGGTTCATCATGTTCATCATGTCCGAAGTCATGTTCTTTGCGGCATGGTTCTGGTCCTTCTTCAAGCACGCCATGTACCCGATGAGCCCGAACAGCCCGGCAGTCGATGGTGTCTGGCCGCCGGCAGGGATCGAAACCTTCGACCCATGGCACCTGCCACTGATCAACACGCTGATCTTGCTGTGTTCGGGTGCGGCGGCAACTTGGGCGCACCACGCGCTTGTGCACGAAAACAACCGCGAAGACATGAAATGGGGCCTGATCATCGCGATCGGACTCGGTGTGATCTTCACCGGCTTTCAGGCCTACGAATACAGCCACGCGGCGTTCAGCTTTTCGGGCAATATCTATGGCGCGAACTTCTTTATGGCGACGGGCTTCCATGGCTTCCACGTAATCATCGGGACGATCTTCCTGGCAGTGTGCCTCGCACGTCTGCAGGCCGGTCACTTCACCCCGGAAAAGCACGTCGGGTTTGAAGCAGCCGCATGGTACTGGCACTTCGTTGATGTTGTCTGGCTGTTCCTCTTTGCCGCCGTCTACGTCTGGGGCGGCTAAGGTCGGCACCATCCAATGATCCAAAGGGCGGGGGTTTCCCCGCCCTTTTTCTTGACGGTGTGACACCCTTTCCCCGCAGGCTGAACGGGGCTATAGACCCCTGACGAAATTCATCGCGGAACGGCACTTTGCGCAACATCATCTTCCCCCTCATCCTTGGCATCGGCGGATGTGCAATCCTCCTTTACCTTGGCATCTGGCAGCTGCAGCGGCTGGAATGGAAAGAGACGATCCTTGCAGATATCGACGCCCGGCTTGCCGCTGATCCGGTGGCATTGCCGCTCTCGGTGTCGCGGGCAAACGACAACTATCGCGGGGTCTATGTGGTCGGGCGTCCGACGGGCGAAGAACTGCATGTGCTTGTGTCGGGCACGGAAGCGGGAACAGGTTTCCGGACCATCTCGAAATTCGAAATGCAATCGGGCGGCGCGATTCTCGTCGATCTGGGGCTGCTGCCGCTGGATGCGAAAGACGCCGCCCCGCGCACGGACCTGACGGAAATCGCTGGTAACCTGATCTGGCCGGACGATAAGAACAGCTCCACGCCCGCCCCCGACATCGCAGCAAACACATGGTTTGCCCGCGACGTGATCGCCATGTCGCAGGCACTGGACACACTGCCGATCATGGTTGTCGCCAACACCAGCACGGCACAGGATCCGCGTCTGACACCGCTGCCGATCAACAGTGCCAGCATCAAGAACGACCACTGGGAATACGCAATCACGTGGTTCCTGCTGGCAATCGTCTGGGCGGCCATGACGATCTACCTGATCTTCCGCACACGGCAAAAGGACGCCACCTGATGCGCTATATCTCCACGCGTGGCAAAGCCCCCGTTCTGACATTCGAAGAGGCAATGCTGACCGGCCTTGCCCGCGATGGTGGGCTTTACGTGCCCGAAACCATCCCGACGCTGACACAGGGTCAGATCGCCGCGATGGCGGGGCAATCCTATGAGGACATCGCATTCGCCGTGATGCGCCCCTTTATCGGCGACACCTTCACCGACGCTGAATTCAAAACACTTATCACGAAAGCCTACGCCGGTTTCGGCCATGCCGCCCGCGCACCGCTCGTGCAGTTGGACAGCAATCACTTCCTGCTCGAACTCTTTCACGGGCCGACGCTGGCGTTCAAAGACTTCGCCATGCAGATCATCGGGCAGATGTTCGAAGCCGCACTGACGCGCTCTGGCAAGCGGGTGACAATCGTGGGGGCAACGTCAGGCGATACCGGGTCCGCCGCGATCGAGGCGTTCCGCGGGCTTGATGCGGTCGACGTCTTCATCCTCTACCCGCACAACCGGGTGTCAGAGGTGCAGCGCCGGCAAATGACGACACCGACCGAAGACAACGTGCACGCCATCGCCGTGGACGGGGACTTTGACGACTGCCAGGCGGCCGTCAAGGACATGTTCAACGATTTCGCCTTCCGTGAAGAGGTCTCGCTCGCTGGCGTCAATTCGATCAACTGGGGGCGGGTGCTGGCGCAGGTGGTCTATTACTTCTCATCCGCGGTATCGCTCGGCGCTCCGGGTCGTGACATCAGCTATACGGTGCCGACAGGCAACTTTGGCGACATCTTTGCGGGCTACATCGCCAAACAGATGGGACTGCCAATCAAGGATCTGATCGTCGCCACAAACCGCAACGATATCCTGCACCGCACGCTGGAAACCGGGGCCTATACCAAGGAAGGTGTCACGCCAACGATCAGCCCGTCGATGGACATCCAAGTCAGTTCCAATTTTGAACGGGCGCTGTTCTATGCCTACGATCAGGATGGCGGGACGGTTGCTGGGCAGATGGAAGACCTGAAATCAGGCGGCTTCACCATCAGCCAGGGGGCCTATCAGGCGCTCAAGGAAACCTACAAATCGGGGCGCGCATCCGAAAAAGAAACCGCGACAGCGATCAAGACCTATGTGGCAAAACACGGCGAATTGCTTTGCCCGCATTCCGCCGTGGGCGTCCACGTGGCCGAGGCGCATCAAGGCAGCACACCGATGGTCACGCTCGCAACAGCGCACCCCGCCAAATTCCCGGCGGCTGTCGAAGCCGCGACAAACATCCATCCCCCCTTGCCCCCACGCATGGCAGACCTGTATGAGCGTTCAGAACGCATCACGCGCGTCGCCAACGACCTGTCAGCCATACAAACCATCATCCGGGATCGCATCAATTGACCATCCAAACGCACACCTTGTCCAACGGTCTGCGGATCGTGACCGAACACATGCCGGGGCTGCATTCTGCCAGCATCGGCATCTGGGTCGGGGCGGGTGGACGCCACGAACGGGTCGAACAGAATGGAATCGCGCATTTCCTTGAACACATGGCGTTCAAGGGCACCAAGACGCGCAGCGCCTTGCAGATCGCCGAGGCGATCGAGGACGTGGGCGGCTATATCAACGCCTATACCTCGCGCGAGATGACAGCCTACTACGCGCGTGTGCTGGAAAACGACGTGGCACTCGGGCTGGATGTCATCGCAGATATCCTGCTGAACCCTGTCTTTGACCCCGACGAGATCGAAGTCGAACGGGGCGTGATCCTGCAGGAAATCGGTCAGGCGCTTGATACGCCAGACGATGTGATTTTCGACTGGCTGCAAGAAGTCGCCTATCCCGATCAGGCGCTGGGCCGGACTATCCTTGGCGCATCCGAACGGGTCAGCAGTTTCAACCGCGAAGACCTGTCGCACTTTGTGGGTGAACACTACGGACCCAACCAGATGATCCTGTCCGCGGCGGGTGGGATCGACCATGATGCAATCGTGCGGCAGGCCGAAGACCTGTTTGGGCATCTTGAACGGGTAAAACCGGCAGCCGTGATCCAACCTGCGGCATTCGGCGGCGGTGAAAAGCGGATGACAAAGGATCTCGAACAGGTGCATTTCGCGCTTGCTCTCGAAGGTCCGAACTACCGCGACCCTGCGATCTATACCGCGCAGATCTATGCCACAGCCATGGGCGGCGGCATGTCTTCGCGGCTGTTTCAGGAAATCCGTGAAAACCGCGGGCTTTGCTACACGATCTTCGCGCAGGCAGGAGCCTACGAAGATACGGGACTCACGACGATCTACGCGGGCAGCAGCGCCGAACAGATCGGCCAGCTTGCCGAAATCACTGTGGACGAAATGAAACGCGCCGCCGATGACATGACCGACGAAGAAGTCGCGCGCGCGCGGGCGCAAATGAAAGCGGGTCTGCTGATGGGGCTGGAAAGCCCGTCCAACCGGGGCGAACGACTGGCGCGTCTGTTGTCGATCTGGGACCGCATTCCGCCGCTCGAAGAAACCATCGCCCACGTCGACGGTGTGACAACGCAGGACGTGCGCAACTTTGCAGGCCACATGGCTGGCAATGCAGGCGCGGCGATGGCGCTTTACGGACCAGCATCCAACGCGCCCACGCTGGAGGCGCTGCGGGCAAGGTTAGCTGCCTGATGCTCGGCACACGGCGTAAGGTCAAACTCGAAACAGAACGGATGACGCTGCGCCCACCGATGCACGGTGATTTCCGGCAATGGTCAGCCCTGCGGCGCGAAAGCGAAAGCTTTCTCAGCCCGTGGGAACCGACATGGGCGCGTGACCACCTTTCACGCAAGGCATTCACCAACCGCGTCTACTGGGCGCAACGCTCTATCGCGAACGGTACGGCGGTGCCGTTGTTCCTGATCCGGCGTGAAGATCAGGCGCTGCTTGGGGCAATCACGCTGGATCACATCCGGCGCGGTCCGGCACAGGCGGGGACGACGGGTTACTGGATCGGCGAACCCTTCGCCCGTCACGGCTACATGCGCGAAGCGATCGAGGCCGTCGTGCATCACGCTTTCAACACGCTTGATCTGTCACGGATCGAGGCAGGGTGCCTACCCGAAAATACACCGTCTCGGCGGTTGCTCGAACAGTGCGGCTACAAATACGAAGGCGTCGCGCAAAGCTATCTGCAAATCAACGGTCGCTGGCGCAATCACGTGCTTTACGCGAACCTGCGCCATGACAGACGGGGCAAGACCGACGTCGGCTGAGGTGTGACTTGTTGCCATTGCGAAACGCCGCAAAAGGTCAGGAATCCCATAGCTTGACCCAAAGGCGCAGCTTTGTGACGGTATCAGCATCACATTTTGAAAGATGCGTTATGATGTTCCGGTTGCTGCTTTCTCTTATTGCCGTTCTCGCGCTGACCGCGTGCCAGACCGAAACACCACCCGTCGTTGACTGGAAAGAAGACGCGCTGAAGCGCGGCGCGGAAAAGGTTGCGGCCTGCAAAGCCAGCGAATGCACGCGACTTGATCTGGACGGCACCCATCTGGCCGATTTCACCGTGCTGAACGACATGCCGCACGTCACCAAGCTGATGATGAGTCGGACAAACTTCACCGATCTGGCGGACATCGCGGACATGACGCAGTTGACCGAACTGCATATCAGCTGGACGGATGTGTCCGACCTGTCCGGCGTCGCCGCCTTTCGCAATCTGCAAATGCTGCATGCCAACGATCTTTACCAGCAGCCGACCTATGCTCCGGTCTATCGCATGACGGCGCTGAAGGAACTCTCTCTTGATGCGCGACCCGACGACGGGCTGTCTTTCGTGCGAAACATGGGGCGGCTTGAATCGCTCTTTTTCATGAGCGGCGAGATTACAGACCTGTCACCGCTCGCAGGCAATCGCAGCATCAAGAACCTCGCCCTCGAAGCCGCCTTGCCG
The sequence above is drawn from the Cognatiyoonia koreensis genome and encodes:
- a CDS encoding cytochrome c oxidase subunit 3, translated to MAHEKNHDYHILNPSIWPLLGSVGAFFMLFGAVLWMPKQGGGPYMFLIGLALVLYVMYAWWSDVVEESKVGDHTPVVRIGLKYGFIMFIMSEVMFFAAWFWSFFKHAMYPMSPNSPAVDGVWPPAGIETFDPWHLPLINTLILLCSGAAATWAHHALVHENNREDMKWGLIIAIGLGVIFTGFQAYEYSHAAFSFSGNIYGANFFMATGFHGFHVIIGTIFLAVCLARLQAGHFTPEKHVGFEAAAWYWHFVDVVWLFLFAAVYVWGG
- a CDS encoding SURF1 family protein yields the protein MRNIIFPLILGIGGCAILLYLGIWQLQRLEWKETILADIDARLAADPVALPLSVSRANDNYRGVYVVGRPTGEELHVLVSGTEAGTGFRTISKFEMQSGGAILVDLGLLPLDAKDAAPRTDLTEIAGNLIWPDDKNSSTPAPDIAANTWFARDVIAMSQALDTLPIMVVANTSTAQDPRLTPLPINSASIKNDHWEYAITWFLLAIVWAAMTIYLIFRTRQKDAT
- the thrC gene encoding threonine synthase, which codes for MRYISTRGKAPVLTFEEAMLTGLARDGGLYVPETIPTLTQGQIAAMAGQSYEDIAFAVMRPFIGDTFTDAEFKTLITKAYAGFGHAARAPLVQLDSNHFLLELFHGPTLAFKDFAMQIIGQMFEAALTRSGKRVTIVGATSGDTGSAAIEAFRGLDAVDVFILYPHNRVSEVQRRQMTTPTEDNVHAIAVDGDFDDCQAAVKDMFNDFAFREEVSLAGVNSINWGRVLAQVVYYFSSAVSLGAPGRDISYTVPTGNFGDIFAGYIAKQMGLPIKDLIVATNRNDILHRTLETGAYTKEGVTPTISPSMDIQVSSNFERALFYAYDQDGGTVAGQMEDLKSGGFTISQGAYQALKETYKSGRASEKETATAIKTYVAKHGELLCPHSAVGVHVAEAHQGSTPMVTLATAHPAKFPAAVEAATNIHPPLPPRMADLYERSERITRVANDLSAIQTIIRDRIN
- a CDS encoding M16 family metallopeptidase, which gives rise to MTIQTHTLSNGLRIVTEHMPGLHSASIGIWVGAGGRHERVEQNGIAHFLEHMAFKGTKTRSALQIAEAIEDVGGYINAYTSREMTAYYARVLENDVALGLDVIADILLNPVFDPDEIEVERGVILQEIGQALDTPDDVIFDWLQEVAYPDQALGRTILGASERVSSFNREDLSHFVGEHYGPNQMILSAAGGIDHDAIVRQAEDLFGHLERVKPAAVIQPAAFGGGEKRMTKDLEQVHFALALEGPNYRDPAIYTAQIYATAMGGGMSSRLFQEIRENRGLCYTIFAQAGAYEDTGLTTIYAGSSAEQIGQLAEITVDEMKRAADDMTDEEVARARAQMKAGLLMGLESPSNRGERLARLLSIWDRIPPLEETIAHVDGVTTQDVRNFAGHMAGNAGAAMALYGPASNAPTLEALRARLAA
- a CDS encoding GNAT family N-acetyltransferase, with translation MLGTRRKVKLETERMTLRPPMHGDFRQWSALRRESESFLSPWEPTWARDHLSRKAFTNRVYWAQRSIANGTAVPLFLIRREDQALLGAITLDHIRRGPAQAGTTGYWIGEPFARHGYMREAIEAVVHHAFNTLDLSRIEAGCLPENTPSRRLLEQCGYKYEGVAQSYLQINGRWRNHVLYANLRHDRRGKTDVG